The following coding sequences lie in one Heliomicrobium undosum genomic window:
- a CDS encoding CBO0543 family protein: protein MSIEKIIEAAAWLVMTVALIMFVSKEKLRDSIVIFFFKQFITWLFGILVVQWNMIVYPVRLFANAIQTSFTFEFYIYPGLCVLFNLYYPEHGSLIRKAIHYFVYTTGITIFEAFLQKYTNLIKYIHWGWHWSWITLFLTFLASRYFYRWFRGDFTSKAVPVSEHPRPRR from the coding sequence ATGTCGATCGAAAAAATAATCGAAGCCGCCGCCTGGTTGGTCATGACTGTGGCCCTGATTATGTTCGTCTCGAAGGAAAAGCTGCGAGACTCCATCGTGATTTTTTTCTTTAAACAGTTTATCACATGGTTATTCGGCATCCTGGTCGTACAGTGGAACATGATCGTCTATCCTGTACGCTTATTCGCGAATGCCATTCAAACCAGCTTTACTTTCGAATTCTACATTTACCCCGGTCTCTGTGTGTTGTTCAACCTATACTATCCGGAACATGGCAGCTTAATCAGAAAAGCAATTCATTACTTTGTCTATACCACGGGTATTACGATATTCGAGGCATTCCTGCAAAAGTATACAAACCTCATCAAGTACATTCACTGGGGCTGGCATTGGAGTTGGATCACATTATTCCTGACCTTTTTGGCTTCCCGCTACTTCTACCGGTGGTTTCGAGGCGATTTTACCAGCAAGGCTGTGCCCGTGTCTGAGCATCCTAGACCCAGGAGGTGA
- a CDS encoding AAA family ATPase: MSTFTRLQADNFSAFDNIDLSFSPGINVFIGRNGTGKTHIMKALYAAGAITGKLERFLAI, from the coding sequence ATGAGCACTTTTACACGCCTTCAGGCAGATAATTTTTCCGCTTTTGATAATATTGACCTATCTTTTTCCCCGGGGATTAATGTATTTATAGGTAGAAATGGCACTGGAAAAACCCATATTATGAAGGCTTTATACGCTGCTGGAGCTATTACCGGTAAACTTGAAAGGTTCCTCGCTATTTAG
- a CDS encoding ISL3 family transposase, giving the protein MNNTDLFQLALGLTPPWYVSETRFNAEVQELHITIDFLPGSEFACTACAEAGCKVHDSKERVWRHLNFFQHKTFIHARVPRTKCPRCGKVHQVSVPWSRPGSGFTLLFEAYVMTLVREMPVRSAARIVHEHDSLLWRILHHYVHKARRREDLSTVEKISVDETARAKGHKYVSLIMDAVSRRVIFATEGKGADVLPKFIEDLQSHGGCSENITDVCMDMSPAFISGVEKHLPESAITFDKFHVIKLLNEAVDQVRREEQKTMPELKGNRYIWLKNKKNLTMKQKAVMDDVLSQRHSKTARAYQLRLTFQEMYEKDPMDAPMFLKKWYFWATHSRLEPIKTVAYTMKRHYTGILRWFVSNITNGLHEGINSLIQAAKRKARGYRSVRNFIAIIYLVAGGLDISVAPARS; this is encoded by the coding sequence ATGAACAACACTGATTTATTTCAATTAGCCCTCGGCTTAACACCACCCTGGTATGTGTCTGAAACCCGATTTAATGCCGAGGTACAAGAACTCCATATTACCATTGACTTCCTGCCGGGGAGTGAATTTGCTTGCACGGCTTGTGCTGAAGCCGGATGCAAAGTCCACGATTCAAAGGAAAGGGTTTGGCGACATCTGAATTTCTTTCAGCACAAAACCTTTATTCATGCGCGTGTACCCCGAACAAAATGCCCGCGATGCGGGAAAGTTCATCAGGTATCCGTACCTTGGAGTCGTCCGGGAAGCGGATTTACTTTGCTTTTTGAGGCCTATGTCATGACACTCGTCAGAGAAATGCCTGTTAGGTCGGCTGCTCGCATCGTTCATGAGCATGATTCGCTACTCTGGAGAATCCTGCATCATTACGTTCACAAAGCACGCCGAAGAGAAGACCTGTCTACAGTTGAAAAGATTAGCGTCGACGAAACGGCCCGAGCGAAAGGTCATAAGTACGTGTCGCTAATCATGGACGCTGTGTCTAGACGGGTGATTTTTGCTACAGAGGGAAAAGGCGCCGATGTGTTGCCGAAGTTTATCGAAGACCTTCAATCTCACGGTGGTTGTTCCGAGAACATCACCGATGTTTGTATGGATATGTCCCCTGCCTTTATTTCAGGGGTGGAAAAGCATCTTCCAGAATCCGCGATCACCTTTGACAAATTCCATGTCATCAAGCTACTAAACGAAGCTGTGGATCAAGTTCGTAGAGAAGAACAAAAAACGATGCCGGAATTAAAAGGAAATCGCTATATCTGGCTAAAAAATAAAAAGAACTTAACGATGAAGCAAAAAGCAGTCATGGACGATGTGCTTTCACAACGACACTCGAAAACGGCTCGGGCCTATCAGCTTAGACTCACCTTTCAGGAAATGTACGAAAAAGATCCAATGGACGCACCGATGTTTCTCAAAAAGTGGTACTTCTGGGCAACCCATAGTCGGTTAGAACCCATAAAAACAGTCGCGTACACCATGAAGCGACACTACACAGGAATCCTGCGGTGGTTTGTCTCTAACATTACTAATGGATTGCACGAAGGGATCAATAGTTTAATTCAGGCAGCCAAGCGTAAAGCCCGAGGATATCGTTCCGTTCGCAACTTCATTGCCATTATATACCTTGTAGCTGGTGGTTTAGATATAAGCGTAGCTCCAGCTAGGAGTTGA